CGAACGCGTTTGTTCACTTCCTTCTTGCTTTTATATTACAACCCAACCCACGACACCATTCGACAAAAACCGGGAAGTGACAGGCACTTCCCGGTTTTTCTTTTAGGGTATACGCACTTGCCCGCCAGTTTCGATAGATTCATAGCACGCATCGAGCACGCGCATGTTATGAATGGTGTTTTCAAGGTCGTGATACAATTCGCGAGTGCCATCCAGAATGGCCTGTGAAAAGTGCTCGACTTCAGCACAGTACTGGTCCCCTTTTACAGTTTCAGTCCGTTTCACACCCGGTTTCTTAACAATGACCAATCCCTCGCCGCCATTGGCATCCGGCCGATAAGCTCGTGGCACGATAATACTGCCATGCGACCCGTGCACTTCATATTCCGTACGCAGGTCCAAATTAAAACTGGCATCAAACGAAGCCGTCACACCGCTCGCAAATGTCATATAACCAACAACATCCGTATCTACCTCATAATCCGGATCCACAACTGCGTGAACATGGACTGTCTTCGGCTCTTCCCTAGGATATTCCGAATCGAATGGACACCATAACTGCCAACATCATACATACAGCCGCCGCCTTTTTCGCGGTGCATCCGGATATTATCCGCCTTATTCCCGATAAAAAAGGAAAACGCCGCACGCATGTATCTCACATCACCGATCTCCCCAGACGCCATGATCTCCTTCACCCGCTCATGCTGCGGATGAAAATGATACATAAACGCCTCCATCAACAGCACACCATTCTCCTCACACACCCGCTGCATCTCCCGAGCCTCTTCCTCATCAAGTCCAATCGGCTTTTCACACAAAATATGTTTCCCAGCCTTGGCCGCTTCAATAACCCACTTTTTATGCAGGTGATTGGGCAGCGGAATATACACAGCCTGGATATCCGGATCTTCAAGCAACGCCTCATACCTGTCATGCGTTTTCGGAATCTCAAACTTCTCAGCGACAGCCCGCGCTTTCCCGGCATCACTGCCACTCGCGATCGCAGTCACCTCTGCATTCTTTGCCCGCTGAATCGCCGGAATAAGTGCTTTTTGAGCGATATTTGCCGTACTGAGAATACCCCATTGGATTTTTGTCATGTTACATGCCCCCTAGTCTATAAATGTTCAGTTGTAAGTAGTTCCAGTGTATCATATATATGTGAATTTTTAAAAAGCACTCTCCCTTGCTACTGCGAGAAGGAATTAAATATTGCCCGGTCCTTCTCTATGTCAAAACGATTCGAGCACATTCGACAAAAACCGGGAAGTGACAGGCACCAAGGGAGGTATCCAGCCACTTCCAAAACCTTCAAATAATAAAGCATCCTCACTTTTTTAAAGTAAGGATGCTATCCGGTCGTAGTCTCTGTTTTATTTATCAGTACTTTTTTCAGATGCTCATATGCCTTAATGATATGCTTCTGAGGAAACAATTCTTTTTTCCGAGCATTCCATTCCTGAACTTCGGCTATAAGCTCTTCGTTCGAAGTAGGACATTTAGTTTTAATAACCCAATGGACAGTTGCGAGCAACTCCATTCCATATGGTGTCTCAAATCCTTCTATAACTTTCCTGATTCTTTCCAGCCGCTTGGTCTCGGTCTTGCTATTTTTCAAATAATCAAACGCTTTTTGCTCAGCAGAATTGATTAAATAAATTTCAGCACTTCGATTTCGATCCCCATAACCTCGTATGAAATGCCCTTCTAACCGCTGCAACACAAAATTAAGATTTTCAGCATATGGACCATATTTCTCTTTTGTAAAGTTGAGTTTTAGAGGCTCGCCAGTCTCCTGAATAAAATATGCCACTTTTTGTACTTCAAGCACGGAAAGACGATAATCTGGTTCTTTGTATTGATTTAAAGAAGCCAAAAGAAGGGCCCTTGATGTGGTCATTCGTGGTGTTTTCGTACCGATTTTCATTTCATCAGCTTTTGGGCTGCCAACTGGCTCATAAATACGAACATCCACATCCAAGTCCTTAAATGCTTTTTCAATTAGAGGTTTCACTTCCGACCAGTCCAGCCCTCCATTTCCACACCCTAAAGGCGGGATGGCTATTGATCGAATACCTAATTCCTGTACATTTTTAACCAGATCCTTTAGTCCCTCTGTTATATAGCTCATTTTAGTTTTTTCTTTCCAATGCTGTTTCGTTGGGAAGTTTATAATATACTTTGGGCCAACTAGAGCACTTGTATCGACGATATGCATTTTCCCTGTCTCAACTTCATTCTTTCGACATGACTTTTCATATTCACGAAACACCTCTGGAAAAGCCTGTTTAAATTGCAATGCTATCCCTTTACCCATTACACCAACTGTATTAACTGTATTAACCAGCGCCTCCGAAGAATCTTCTAATAAATTCCCTTTCATGTATTTAATCATAACTGTCACCTCCTAAAAATAAAATTGTGGTCTTGTAACGACTTTCATATCAATGCTTTGTTCTTTTAACATTTCCTCAACAATAGACTTTATCCGTTCATTATAAACACCTATTCCAATGAAGCGTGACACTGGCACCGATTCATACACTAAGAACTCTGCTTGTCGCTTTCTTTTTCTGTCCGGATATTCATTAGTATCATGCCAATACTTGCTCTCCACCACAGACCAATCCACTTCTTCTAAATAAGTTAAATCATTATAGAATTCCGTTAAAGCGACAATGGCATGGCCATCAGTAAAAACAAATTCGTAATTTGATTTAGCAATTTCGCTTGTGCTGGTGACAAAATATATGATATCGCTCTGTGTTCCTTCAAACCCTTCGACGTTGTCATTTTTAATCGCATAAAGCATAGGTGAGTTCGGTGCAAAATAAAATGGGACGTAATCGTGTAATACACCATAGGGCGAAACAGGAATATTTGTGGTGGATCTCCTATTTTGTATGGTTTGATGAGCAATATCGCTGTAAGGAATATTGTCTGATGTTATTTTAGAGTATGCTAATAGCTCGCCGTTCTTTAATATTGATGGCAAGTTACTGTAATGTGTTATATGATACAACAATTTGGTATCCATTTCCCCACTCCGAATATTATTTTGTGCAACAGAGCTTCTAACTTCTATTATATCACTAAAGCCCATTAATTGGGTAATCTCCCATGCAAAAAGCAGATCACCAATATCTGCAATCTTTCCTATAAAAATATCAATTTCTTCAAGACTCTTAGAGTTCGACAAAATTCGGGAAGTGACAGGCACTGTTCGTATTTTCTGTTTCCCGTAAAAAAGTTTCTTTGGATGTTTAAGGAAAATGTACTATATTTTTCTATCATTTTATCTATTTCTGGGTGTTTCACCACTTTAGCAGCGATCTTTTCGAGTTTCCCGGGATGCTGGGAATGTCTTAGGATTTCTACACAAGGCTCTTTGACTTTTGACTGTCAAAAGTTTGAGTACGAATTGCCCAAAAAGCGCTTGCCATCGCATGTTTCAGGGGTAACAGATTACTCCAAAAGGCTCGTTTTAAACAGGCATCAAGGGGTACACGGCATTTAAGAGTTGAAATCCTACATAAATTCACAACACGAGAAAAACTCTTTCAAAGGAATTATCTAGAAAAAGACGACTGGAGGTGTATTCTCGCAAGTTGATCTACCCCTCTTATCAACTGGGGAAAATTTTAAGGAGGCATTCTTTTGACAAAATCACTGAAAGTTTTCGGAAGTGCAGCCCTGATCCTTACAGCCCTTTTCGTATTGTTAACATTTACTGGACAAGCATCCGCTAAAACTGACGGCAAGACTGACGCAGCGTCCAAGCATATCAAAGGCGAGCTGGTCGTTTCGATTGAAGCAAATACCAACAAAATGTCGATTCAAAGCGCCGATCAGACAATCTCTAAATCTGCCAAACTCGAACAAAACGGTTTCCAGATAGCAGATTCATTGTTGAAGAGCATTCAGTCAGATTCACCCACACAATGGACAACACTTTCGAAAAACAAGTTGTTGAACAAATGGGAATGGTTTACTTAATCAAATATTCCGAGGCTAAATACAAATCCACCGCGCATGCAAAAAAAGCACTCGAGAATGCTTTAAAAGACTCAGGCCTAAACGTCAGATACGTTGAAGAAAACGAGACCATGCACGCCCTGGAGGCTGTACCTGAACAGGTCACTCCAATGACCGTGCATCCCGAACAAGACTGGCAATATAACATGATCAACGCTTCACAGGCTTGGGATGTCACATCAGGTTCCAGCGCCACCAAGGTCGCGGTGCTTGATACAGGCATCGACAGCTCCCATCAGAGCTTAAGCAACTTTGTCGATACCTCCCTCGGCAAAAGCTTTGTCGGTGGCGACACGGCAGATCGGCAAGGCCACGGCACACACGTCGCCGGAACCATTGCGAGCTATGGAAACGTCTCTGGTGTTATGCAGGAGGCAACTTTAATCCCTGTAAAAGTTCTCGGTGACGATGGAAAAGGGTCCATGTACGGTATCCAGCAAGGCATCACATACGCAGCCAGCATCGATGCCGATGTCGTTAATATGTCCCTTGGTGGCGGCTCGTACAACCAAGGTATGGAAGAAGCCATCATCACTGCCAACAACCAAGGCACCATCGTCGTCGCGGCAACCGGAAATGACGGCGTCCAAAATGTATCCTATCCAGCAGCATATGACGCTGCAATCGCAGTCGGTTCGGTCACATCAAGCGAATCACGTTCCTATTTTTCCAACTACGGACATGAATTGGATATCGTCGCACCCGGGTCAAACATTTACAGCACCACCCCAGGTGGAAACTACGACAAGTTCTCCGGCACATCCATGGCAACGCCACATGTGGCAGGGGTTTTAGGTCTGATGAGATCCGCTGACCCAAG
This sequence is a window from Lentibacillus sp. JNUCC-1. Protein-coding genes within it:
- a CDS encoding Gfo/Idh/MocA family oxidoreductase produces the protein MDPDYEVDTDVVGYMTFASGVTASFDASFNLDLRTEYEVHGSHGSIIVPRAYRPDANGGEGLVIVKKPGVKRTETVKGDQYCAEVEHFSQAILDGTRELYHDLENTIHNMRVLDACYESIETGGQVRIP
- a CDS encoding Gfo/Idh/MocA family protein; its protein translation is MTKIQWGILSTANIAQKALIPAIQRAKNAEVTAIASGSDAGKARAVAEKFEIPKTHDRYEALLEDPDIQAVYIPLPNHLHKKWVIEAAKAGKHILCEKPIGLDEEEAREMQRVCEENGVLLMEAFMYHFHPQHERVKEIMASGEIGDVRYMRAAFSFFIGNKADNIRMHREKGGGCMYDVGSYGVHSIRNILGKSRRQSMFTQLWIRIMR
- the darG gene encoding type II toxin-antitoxin system antitoxin DNA ADP-ribosyl glycohydrolase DarG; protein product: MIKYMKGNLLEDSSEALVNTVNTVGVMGKGIALQFKQAFPEVFREYEKSCRKNEVETGKMHIVDTSALVGPKYIINFPTKQHWKEKTKMSYITEGLKDLVKNVQELGIRSIAIPPLGCGNGGLDWSEVKPLIEKAFKDLDVDVRIYEPVGSPKADEMKIGTKTPRMTTSRALLLASLNQYKEPDYRLSVLEVQKVAYFIQETGEPLKLNFTKEKYGPYAENLNFVLQRLEGHFIRGYGDRNRSAEIYLINSAEQKAFDYLKNSKTETKRLERIRKVIEGFETPYGMELLATVHWVIKTKCPTSNEELIAEVQEWNARKKELFPQKHIIKAYEHLKKVLINKTETTTG
- the darT gene encoding type II toxin-antitoxin system toxin DNA ADP-ribosyl transferase DarT — encoded protein: MPVTSRILSNSKSLEEIDIFIGKIADIGDLLFAWEITQLMGFSDIIEVRSSVAQNNIRSGEMDTKLLYHITHYSNLPSILKNGELLAYSKITSDNIPYSDIAHQTIQNRRSTTNIPVSPYGVLHDYVPFYFAPNSPMLYAIKNDNVEGFEGTQSDIIYFVTSTSEIAKSNYEFVFTDGHAIVALTEFYNDLTYLEEVDWSVVESKYWHDTNEYPDRKRKRQAEFLVYESVPVSRFIGIGVYNERIKSIVEEMLKEQSIDMKVVTRPQFYF
- a CDS encoding S8 family serine peptidase yields the protein MDNTFEKQVVEQMGMVYLIKYSEAKYKSTAHAKKALENALKDSGLNVRYVEENETMHALEAVPEQVTPMTVHPEQDWQYNMINASQAWDVTSGSSATKVAVLDTGIDSSHQSLSNFVDTSLGKSFVGGDTADRQGHGTHVAGTIASYGNVSGVMQEATLIPVKVLGDDGKGSMYGIQQGITYAASIDADVVNMSLGGGSYNQGMEEAIITANNQGTIVVAATGNDGVQNVSYPAAYDAAIAVGSVTSSESRSYFSNYGHELDIVAPGSNIYSTTPGGNYDKFSGTSMATPHVAGVLGLMRSADPSVTVSEAKSILNTTAQPAGPQLEYGNGIVDAYAAVQEVVGGGTGGGDNGDGGQEDPQAPAWQSYTWYVAGDVVTYNGKSYVCETSHISFPGYEPPYASYYWSQN